A single Musa acuminata AAA Group cultivar baxijiao chromosome BXJ2-1, Cavendish_Baxijiao_AAA, whole genome shotgun sequence DNA region contains:
- the LOC103977506 gene encoding pectinesterase inhibitor 12-like, whose product MGRQHQTASLPLILPAALLLLLGATITEARVLRRVNDRSLFDATSECKKASYPDLCNSLAPSASVGSLTAASIDVATSKAKEAAAISAKLMKAPGTEKLMKSTLCVCRDAFSSVADSLQLSAKNLKDAAHTDLMVNLSAAMSLKANCADAFQDWPGLVSPVADINDHLSKLVSNSLDLASTLKN is encoded by the coding sequence ATGGGGCGACAGCACCAAACCGCCTCTCTCCCACTCATCCTGCCTGCCGCTCTGCTCCTCCTTCTCGGGGCCACCATAACAGAAGCTCGCGTCCTCCGCCGCGTCAATGACCGCTCCCTCTTCGACGCCACCTCCGAATGCAAAAAAGCATCGTACCCCGATCTCTGCAATTCCCTTGCTCCCTCAGCGTCGGTCGGGTCCCTGACCGCCGCATCCATCGACGTGGCCACGTCCAAAGCCAAGGAGGCAGCAGCCATTTCCGCCAAGCTTATGAAAGCCCCTGGCACCGAGAAGCTGATGAAGTCCACCCTGTGTGTTTGCCGTGATGCCTTCAGCTCCGTAGCTGACAGTCTCCAGTTGTCGGCCAAGAACCTCAAGGATGCAGCGCACACTGACCTCATGGTGAACCTCTCCGCCGCGATGAGCCTCAAGGCCAACTGCGCTGATGCGTTCCAGGATTGGCCGGGTTTGGTGTCACCTGTTGCCGATATCAACGACCACCTTTCGAAACTGGTTAGCAATAGCCTGGACCTGGCTTCTACTTTGAAGAACTGA